Genomic window (Arcobacter aquimarinus):
GTTGCTTCATAAACTTTTATAACATCACTTTTGGGACTTGTTAGTTTATGGTTTAAGTCTCCATTATCTGTTAAAATAATTGCTCCTGTTGTATCAACATCAAGTCTTCCAACTGTTGAGATTTTTGGATTTCTTCTATTCCAACGTTCGGGTAACAACGAATAAATCAAACTTCCTGCATCGTTGTGAGAACATATATAACCGCTTGGTTTATTTAATAATATTGTAATTGTTTGGGCATCTAGTGGTTCATTATTTATAAAAACATCTTCATGATTAGCCTTTAAAGATACATCAAAAACTCTTTTATCTTTTACAAAAACTTCAAAAATTTTCAAAAACTTCTTTGCTTCACTTCTTGTACAATATCCTAAACTTGACAGATGTGCATCTATTCTTTTATAACTATTTGCCATAAATTCCTATCTTTTTCTTTTAAATTGGTCGGATATTAACATTTTTTTCAATAAAATACAAACATGAAAATACTTGACAAAAAAAATAAAATATATTTACTTGATGATGAAAACTTTGATTTTCCAACTTTAGAGATGATGAAAGATGATTTAGTTGCTGTTGGTGGTGACTTTCATCCTCAAAGACTAATAAATGCTTATGAAAATGGAATTTTTCCTTGGTATGTTGATGATTATGGTTATATCCATTGGTTCTCACCAAATAAAAGAATGGTTTTAAATCCAAGTGAGATGAAAATATCTAAAAGCCTAAAAAAATCCATTACAAGCAAAGGTTTTGTAGTTAAATCAAATGAAAACTTTGAAAAAGTTATGCGTGAATGTGCAAATATAAAAAGAAAACATGAAGATAGCACTTGGATAAGTGAAGAATTCATAGAAGCTTATACAAATTTATTTGAACTTGAGATTGCCTTTTCTATTGA
Coding sequences:
- the aat gene encoding leucyl/phenylalanyl-tRNA--protein transferase, with translation MKILDKKNKIYLLDDENFDFPTLEMMKDDLVAVGGDFHPQRLINAYENGIFPWYVDDYGYIHWFSPNKRMVLNPSEMKISKSLKKSITSKGFVVKSNENFEKVMRECANIKRKHEDSTWISEEFIEAYTNLFELEIAFSIETYLNDELVGGLYGLVIGDVFCGESMFSKVTDASKVAFYHLCQWAKDNEIKIIDCQVYNDHLASLGASEISRVEYFNILKSDS
- a CDS encoding pseudouridine synthase → MANSYKRIDAHLSSLGYCTRSEAKKFLKIFEVFVKDKRVFDVSLKANHEDVFINNEPLDAQTITILLNKPSGYICSHNDAGSLIYSLLPERWNRRNPKISTVGRLDVDTTGAIILTDNGDLNHKLTSPKSDVIKVYEATLAEPLKGDESQIFASGELMLNGEKKPLLPAMLEIISPTLVRLEIVEGKYHQVKRMFAAVGNRVIKLHRVSFAGFQIDDLKEGEYKFIEL